One Amphiprion ocellaris isolate individual 3 ecotype Okinawa chromosome 5, ASM2253959v1, whole genome shotgun sequence genomic region harbors:
- the LOC111570506 gene encoding uncharacterized protein LOC111570506 produces the protein MSFTTNPAPVPDRDSLPLKKRDQRPSSPLQQQQQHRQCDAANFKAPYPYKSHGEFKTKHMGPFQPVPRRVPALYQPWMQTHTSTRSKPHVLSAFREHHGWAEWGEFNPLHPGWNHHFQHQSHLSADHPGHPHYASRFSAVSLVSEGFHRVSGGYGWEKLKTLRDNSLNPERQSYGRHKGPYVRRGDRKTEYFPRVEKASPPSLSTCLPHSQHEDLSTKATKHSFSGVSPDNSNSTCIPMKEDTSRSSAAASAASSSSTSSNRFPWLLPHFVAGSLIELRDGRLRRVEHLQTEDFLLGSLACPDLRLSCCTVQRISPSASSSSSSISRLLILLHDQQSQELVDVYVEYPFFVRGRGWSSCSPQRTARLCGLQCRQLSVGDVCLALTPVSPPQPPSAALEPRTSPSKSKGGCEPLKAPQTALHPPVTPKQQTGGQKMGAEAVRRRHYSAPELRGPGTNCM, from the exons ATGAGCTTCACAACGAACCCGGCTCCAGTCCCAGACAGGGACAGCCTCCCGCTTAAAAAGAGGGACCAACGGCCAAGCTcacctctgcagcagcagcagcaacatcgGCAGTGTGATGCTGCAAATTTCAAGGCGCCATACCCTTACAAGAGCCACGGCGAGTTTAAAACGAAACACATGGGCCCATTTCAACCTGTGCCGAGGCGGGTCCCTGCTCTGTACCAGCCCTGGATGCAGACGCACACATCCACCAGGTCCAAACCTCACGTCCTGTCTGCGTTCAGGGAGCATCACGGCTGGGCAGAGTGGGGAGAGTTCAACCCCCTGCACCCTGGATGGAACCACCACTTCCAGCACCAAAGCCACCTGTCTGCAGACCACCCAGGCCACCCGCACTACGCCTCCAGATTCAGTGCCGTCTCCCTGGTCAGCGAGGGTTTCCACAGAGTGAGTGGAGGGTACGGATGGGAGAAGCTCAAGACGTTAAGGGACAACAGCTTGAACCCAGAGAGGCAGAGCTACGGCAGGCATAAAGGGCCATATGTAAGGCgaggagacagaaaaactgaatatttcccCAGGGTTGAAAAAGCAAGTCCTCCATCTTTGAGCACATGTCTACCTCACTCTCAACATGAAGACTTGTCAACAAAAGCTACCAAACATTCTTTTTCTGGAGTTTCCCCTGATAACTCAAACAGCACATGCATCCCCATGAAGGAGGACACATCCagatcttctgctgctgcctccgcTGCTtcgtcctcctccacctcctctaaCCGTTTCCCTTGGCTGCTCCCTCACTTCGTGGCCGGTTCCCTGATAGAGCTCAGAGACGGACGGCTGAGGAGGGTAGAGCACCTGCAGACCGAAGACTTCCTGCTCGGCTCGCTGGCCTGTCCGGACCTTCGCTTGAGCTGCTGCACGGTGCAGCGCATCTCCCcttcagcctcctcctcctcctcctccatctcccgcCTCCTCATCCTGCTGCACGACCAGCAGTCTCAG GAGCTGGTGGATGTGTATGTGGAGTACCCATTCTTTGTGCGTGGGCGAGGCTGGTCTTCCTGTAGCCCTCAGAGGACTGCTCGTCTCTGCGGCCTGCAGTGCCGCCAGCTCAGCGTGGGGGACGTCTGCCTGGCTCTCACCCCCGTCTCACCTCCACAGCCGCCGTCAGCCGCCCTGGAGCCAAGAACCTCACCCAGCAAGTCAAAGGGAGGCTGCGAGCCCCTGAAGGCACCACAAACTGCCTTGCACCCCCCAGTTACCCCAAAGCAGCAAACAGGAGGACAGAAGATGGGGGCAGAGGCAGTTCGCAGGAGACACTATTCTGCCCCTGAGCTGAGAGGTCCAGGGACTAATTGCATGTAA